One genomic segment of Paraburkholderia aromaticivorans includes these proteins:
- a CDS encoding MetQ/NlpA family ABC transporter substrate-binding protein, translated as MRIFLSTVRRFFHAPAMSLIGAFGLTLALQAAPVSAADSATLKIGTATSPQIEALKIAAHEAKEQGLDVKIIEFTDWNTPNAALANKDIDVNYFQHIPFLENAKKQGGYNFVAIAPGTIMKIGLYSKKIKRFDELKDGATVAIANDPVNGGRGLLLLQRAGLIKLKPGIDYRATTLDITDNPKHLKIIQLEASQLARSLDDVDLAQGYPSFIKLAGTTDPNSALLFDGLENKNYAIQWVVRPDSVNDPRIRKFIAIYQHSPAVRAALDKAFGNLYAVAW; from the coding sequence ATGCGCATTTTTCTATCCACCGTGCGGCGCTTTTTCCACGCGCCAGCTATGTCGCTGATCGGCGCGTTCGGTCTCACGCTCGCGTTGCAGGCCGCGCCCGTCTCGGCGGCCGATTCGGCCACGCTGAAAATCGGCACCGCGACCAGCCCGCAAATCGAAGCGCTCAAAATCGCCGCGCACGAAGCCAAAGAGCAGGGGCTCGACGTGAAGATCATCGAGTTCACCGACTGGAACACGCCGAATGCGGCGCTCGCCAACAAGGACATCGACGTCAACTACTTCCAGCACATTCCGTTTCTCGAGAATGCAAAGAAGCAAGGCGGTTATAACTTCGTCGCGATCGCGCCCGGCACGATCATGAAGATCGGTCTGTATTCGAAGAAGATCAAACGCTTCGACGAACTGAAAGACGGCGCCACGGTCGCGATTGCCAACGACCCGGTCAACGGTGGCCGCGGTCTGTTATTGCTGCAGCGCGCCGGTCTTATCAAGCTGAAGCCGGGCATCGACTATCGCGCGACGACGCTCGACATTACCGACAACCCGAAGCATCTGAAGATCATCCAGCTCGAAGCGTCGCAACTGGCGCGCTCGCTCGACGACGTCGATCTCGCGCAGGGTTATCCGAGCTTCATCAAGCTCGCGGGCACCACCGATCCGAATAGCGCGCTGCTGTTCGACGGGCTTGAAAACAAGAACTACGCGATCCAGTGGGTGGTGCGTCCTGATAGCGTGAACGACCCGCGTATCCGCAAGTTCATCGCGATCTATCAGCATTCGCCGGCGGTACGCGCCGCGCTCGACAAAGCCTTCGGCAATCTCTACGCCGTCGCCTGGTAA
- a CDS encoding efflux RND transporter permease subunit, producing MNISKFFIDRPIFAGVLSVLVLLAGVISLFKLPISEYPEVVPPSVVVHAQYPGANPKVIAEAVASPLEEQINGVENMLYMQSQANSDGNLTLTVTFKLGTNPDLATQLVQNRVNQALPRLPEDVQRLGVTTIKSSPTLTMVVHLISPNNRYDMTYLRNYALLNVKDRLARIQGVGEVQLWGSGDYAMRVWLDPQKVAQRGLTATEVVNAIREQNIQVAAGVIGASPSVPGTQLQLSVNARGRLKTEGEFGDIIVKTTPDGGVTYLKDISRIELAASEYGLRSLLDNKPAVALAINQAPGANSLAISDQVRSAMKELAEDMPAGVEYKIVYDPTQFVRSSIEAVVHTLLEAIALVVIVVIVFLQTWRASIIPLIAVPVSIVGTFSLLLAFGFSINALSLFGMVLAIGIVVDDAIVVVENVERNIENGLSARDATYKAMQEVSGPIIAIALTLVAVFVPLAFMTGLTGQFYKQFAMTIAISTVISAFNSLTLSPALSAMLLRSHGAKEDFLTRVMNRLLGGFFKRFNKVFHRGSTEYGRGVTGVLRRKGAMLAVYAILLGATVLISRVVPGGFVPAQDKEYLIAFAQLPNGASLDRTEKVIRDMSSIALKQPGVESAVAFPGLSVNGFTNSSSAGIVFVTLKPFKDRGDKKLSAGAIAGALNQQYGAIKDSFVAVFPPPPVLGLGTLGGFKMQLEDHGALGYAELNKAAEAFVKKAAQTPELGPTFSSYQINVPQLNVDLDRVKAKQLGVPVTDVFNTMQIYLGSLYVNDFNRFGRVYQVRVQADAPFRQRADDILQLKTRNAAGDMVPLSSLVTVTPTFGPEMVVRYNGYTAADINGGPAPGFSSGQAQAAAERVAAQVLPHGVKLEWTDLTYQQILAGNAGLWVFPISVLLVFLVLAALYESLTLPLAVILIVPMSVLSALTGVWLTGGDNNIFTQIGLMVLVGLSAKNAILIVEFARELEHDGHTPLSAAIEASRLRLRPILMTSIAFIMGVVPLVLSSGAGSEMRHAMGIAVFFGMLGVTLFGLMLTPVFYVVLRTLAGGTIHVAQKDSPHYGAPVTDA from the coding sequence ATGAACATATCCAAATTCTTTATCGATCGGCCGATCTTTGCCGGCGTGCTATCGGTACTGGTCTTGCTGGCGGGCGTGATTTCGCTCTTCAAGCTGCCGATCTCGGAGTACCCGGAAGTCGTGCCGCCTTCGGTGGTGGTGCACGCGCAGTATCCGGGTGCGAATCCGAAGGTGATCGCCGAAGCAGTCGCATCGCCGCTCGAAGAGCAGATCAACGGCGTCGAGAACATGCTGTACATGCAGTCGCAAGCGAATAGCGACGGCAATCTCACGCTCACGGTGACCTTCAAGCTCGGCACCAATCCGGACCTCGCGACGCAGCTCGTGCAGAACCGCGTCAACCAGGCGCTGCCGCGTCTGCCGGAAGACGTGCAGCGCCTCGGCGTCACGACGATCAAGAGCTCGCCCACGCTGACCATGGTGGTTCACCTGATCTCGCCGAACAATCGCTATGACATGACGTACCTGCGCAATTACGCGCTGCTGAACGTCAAGGACCGGCTCGCGCGGATTCAGGGTGTGGGCGAAGTGCAATTGTGGGGTTCAGGCGACTACGCGATGCGCGTGTGGCTCGATCCGCAGAAAGTCGCGCAGCGCGGCTTGACGGCGACCGAAGTGGTCAACGCGATCCGCGAGCAGAACATTCAGGTGGCGGCCGGTGTGATCGGCGCATCGCCTTCGGTGCCGGGCACGCAGCTGCAGTTGTCGGTGAATGCGCGCGGCCGTCTGAAGACCGAGGGCGAATTCGGCGACATCATCGTCAAGACCACGCCGGACGGCGGCGTGACCTACCTGAAAGACATCTCGCGAATCGAACTCGCGGCCTCGGAATACGGCCTGCGTTCGCTGCTCGACAACAAGCCTGCGGTGGCGCTCGCCATCAACCAGGCGCCGGGTGCGAACTCGCTCGCGATTTCCGATCAGGTGCGCTCCGCGATGAAGGAACTCGCGGAAGACATGCCGGCGGGCGTCGAATACAAGATCGTCTACGACCCGACGCAGTTCGTGCGCTCGAGTATCGAGGCGGTCGTGCATACGCTGCTCGAAGCGATTGCGCTGGTAGTGATCGTGGTGATCGTGTTCCTGCAGACGTGGCGCGCGTCGATCATTCCGCTGATCGCCGTGCCGGTGTCGATCGTGGGGACGTTCTCGCTGCTGCTCGCGTTCGGCTTCTCGATCAACGCGTTGTCATTGTTCGGCATGGTGCTCGCCATCGGGATCGTGGTGGACGATGCGATCGTGGTGGTGGAGAACGTCGAGCGGAACATCGAAAACGGGCTGAGTGCGCGCGACGCGACGTACAAGGCGATGCAGGAAGTGAGCGGGCCGATTATCGCCATTGCGCTCACGCTGGTTGCCGTGTTCGTGCCGCTCGCGTTCATGACCGGTTTGACGGGCCAGTTCTACAAGCAGTTTGCGATGACCATCGCGATTTCGACGGTGATCTCGGCGTTCAATTCGCTGACCCTCTCGCCGGCTTTGTCCGCGATGCTGTTGCGCAGCCACGGGGCCAAAGAAGACTTCCTGACGCGCGTGATGAATCGCCTGTTGGGTGGTTTCTTCAAGCGCTTCAACAAGGTCTTCCATCGCGGCTCGACGGAGTATGGCCGTGGCGTGACCGGCGTGCTGCGCCGCAAGGGCGCCATGCTCGCGGTGTACGCGATCCTGCTGGGCGCGACCGTGCTGATTTCGCGCGTGGTGCCGGGCGGCTTCGTGCCGGCGCAGGACAAGGAGTACCTGATTGCGTTCGCGCAACTGCCGAACGGTGCGTCGCTGGATCGCACGGAGAAGGTGATCCGCGACATGAGCTCGATTGCCTTGAAGCAGCCGGGCGTGGAGAGCGCGGTGGCGTTCCCGGGGCTGTCGGTGAACGGCTTCACGAATAGCTCCAGCGCGGGCATCGTGTTCGTCACGCTCAAGCCTTTCAAGGATCGTGGCGACAAGAAGCTTTCGGCCGGTGCGATCGCCGGTGCGCTGAATCAGCAATACGGTGCGATCAAGGATTCGTTCGTGGCGGTGTTCCCGCCGCCACCCGTGCTCGGTCTCGGCACGCTCGGCGGCTTCAAGATGCAGTTGGAGGATCACGGCGCGCTCGGTTACGCGGAGTTGAACAAGGCCGCGGAGGCGTTCGTGAAGAAGGCGGCGCAGACGCCTGAACTCGGCCCGACCTTCTCCAGCTATCAGATCAACGTGCCGCAACTGAACGTGGACCTGGATCGCGTGAAGGCCAAGCAACTCGGCGTGCCCGTCACGGACGTGTTCAACACGATGCAGATCTATCTGGGCTCGCTGTACGTGAACGACTTCAACCGCTTCGGCCGTGTGTATCAGGTGCGGGTGCAGGCGGACGCACCGTTCCGTCAACGCGCCGACGACATCCTGCAACTCAAGACGCGCAATGCCGCGGGCGACATGGTGCCGTTGTCGTCGCTGGTGACCGTAACGCCGACGTTCGGTCCGGAAATGGTGGTGCGTTACAACGGCTATACGGCTGCGGACATCAACGGTGGACCGGCGCCCGGCTTCTCGTCGGGCCAGGCGCAGGCCGCGGCCGAACGCGTGGCGGCGCAAGTCCTGCCGCACGGGGTGAAGCTCGAATGGACCGACCTGACGTATCAGCAGATTCTGGCCGGCAATGCGGGCTTGTGGGTGTTCCCGATCAGCGTGCTGCTCGTGTTCCTCGTGCTCGCCGCACTGTATGAAAGCCTGACGCTACCGCTCGCCGTGATCCTGATCGTGCCGATGAGCGTGCTATCCGCGCTGACCGGCGTGTGGCTCACCGGTGGCGACAACAACATCTTCACGCAGATCGGTTTGATGGTGCTGGTGGGCCTGTCGGCGAAGAACGCGATTCTGATCGTCGAGTTCGCTCGTGAACTGGAGCACGACGGGCATACGCCGCTCTCCGCGGCGATCGAAGCGAGCCGCTTGCGTCTGCGGCCGATTCTGATGACGTCGATCGCTTTCATCATGGGCGTGGTGCCGCTGGTGTTGTCGAGCGGAGCGGGTTCGGAGATGCGTCACGCAATGGGTATCGCGGTGTTCTTCGGCATGCTCGGCGTCACGCTGTTCGGTTTGATGCTGACCCCCGTGTTCTATGTAGTGCTGCGTACGCTGGCGGGTGGAACCATTCACGTCGCGCAGAAAGATTCGCCGCACTATGGGGCGCCGGTGACGGACGCCTGA
- a CDS encoding efflux transporter outer membrane subunit, with product MKRIESLSGWGRAAASGLLVALLAACSVEPTYKRPEVDTPVAFKETPAASAVSAQDNGTWKQAQPADDAHRGEWWTIFGDPQLNALEDQAAAANQDLKAAAARVQQARAVTQAAKSDWFPKLDAGFGPTRERASAASQFQPDSAGGTNGTIWRAQVGASYEADLFGRVGSNVNASRADEQQSEALFRSVQLSLQADVAQNYFQLRELDTDQDLYRRTVALREDTLKLVERRFKEGDIGELDVSRARNELASARADAVGVARQRAASEHSLAILLGKPPADFSFAEAPLAPVTVRVPPGLPSALLERRPDISAAERAMQAANARVGLAKSAFFPKLDITGAAGFESATLGNLFMWSSRAFILGPFAGTALTLPLFDGGRRKANLAQARSKYDEDVAQYRQQVLVAFREVEDNLADLRLLDDQMREQNNAVQASQRAAHLSRTQYTEGAVSYLDVIDGERQVLISQLQASHLSGTQAVATVNLIRALGGGWDGGTSPDEAVGAVAPASAPVAAVAPVAASVQQVAKQ from the coding sequence ATGAAACGTATTGAATCTTTGAGTGGGTGGGGCCGGGCGGCCGCCAGCGGTTTGCTGGTCGCGTTGCTGGCCGCCTGTTCCGTGGAGCCCACGTACAAACGGCCCGAAGTGGATACGCCGGTGGCGTTCAAGGAGACGCCGGCTGCTTCGGCTGTTTCGGCGCAGGACAACGGCACGTGGAAGCAGGCCCAGCCCGCCGACGACGCGCATCGCGGCGAATGGTGGACGATTTTCGGCGACCCGCAACTCAACGCGCTTGAAGATCAGGCCGCCGCCGCCAATCAGGATCTGAAGGCAGCCGCCGCGCGCGTGCAGCAGGCGCGGGCGGTCACCCAGGCGGCGAAGTCGGACTGGTTCCCCAAGCTCGACGCGGGCTTCGGCCCGACCCGCGAGCGTGCTTCGGCGGCCTCGCAATTCCAGCCGGATAGCGCGGGCGGCACGAACGGCACGATCTGGCGCGCGCAGGTCGGCGCGTCGTACGAAGCGGATCTGTTCGGGCGGGTCGGCTCGAACGTGAACGCGTCGCGTGCCGACGAGCAGCAAAGCGAAGCCCTGTTCCGTTCCGTGCAACTGTCGCTGCAGGCGGATGTTGCGCAGAATTACTTCCAGTTGCGTGAACTCGATACGGATCAGGACTTGTACCGCCGTACCGTGGCGTTGCGCGAGGACACGCTGAAGCTGGTCGAACGGCGTTTCAAGGAAGGCGATATCGGCGAGCTGGATGTGTCGCGGGCCCGCAATGAACTCGCGAGCGCGCGAGCGGATGCCGTGGGTGTGGCGCGTCAGCGCGCGGCGTCGGAACACAGCCTCGCGATTCTGCTCGGCAAGCCGCCGGCGGATTTCTCGTTCGCGGAAGCGCCGCTGGCGCCGGTGACGGTGCGCGTGCCGCCGGGTCTGCCTTCGGCGTTGCTGGAACGCCGGCCGGATATTTCGGCGGCGGAGCGGGCGATGCAGGCCGCGAATGCGCGAGTCGGCCTTGCGAAGTCGGCGTTCTTCCCGAAGCTCGATATCACCGGCGCGGCCGGCTTTGAATCGGCGACGCTCGGCAATCTGTTCATGTGGTCGAGCCGTGCGTTCATTCTCGGGCCGTTTGCCGGCACGGCGTTGACGCTGCCTTTGTTCGACGGCGGCCGCCGCAAGGCGAACCTCGCGCAGGCCCGCTCGAAGTATGACGAGGACGTGGCGCAGTATCGTCAGCAGGTGTTGGTGGCGTTCCGTGAGGTCGAAGACAATCTCGCCGATTTGCGCTTGCTCGACGATCAGATGCGCGAGCAGAACAATGCGGTCCAGGCTTCGCAGCGGGCGGCGCATCTGTCGCGCACGCAGTACACGGAAGGCGCGGTCAGCTATCTGGATGTGATCGACGGCGAGCGGCAGGTGCTGATTTCGCAACTGCAGGCGAGCCATTTGTCGGGCACGCAGGCGGTGGCGACGGTCAATCTGATTCGCGCACTGGGTGGTGGCTGGGACGGCGGCACGTCGCCTGACGAGGCGGTAGGCGCGGTTGCGCCCGCTTCGGCTCCCGTGGCGGCGGTGGCTCCTGTGGCTGCTTCCGTGCAACAGGTGGCAAAGCAGTAA
- a CDS encoding methionine ABC transporter ATP-binding protein produces MGNLFDAPQFIEDAPSLAVNAGSHAAATQPAVIFDDVGKVFASARGVSTAALANVSLNVARGEVFGIIGRSGAGKSTLLRLVNGLEKPSSGAVRVNGVSVGELDERGLVTLRRRIGMVFQHFNLLSAKTVRENIALPLKIAGVPKAVIEKKVDALLELVGLSAKRDAYPASLSGGQKQRVGIARALVTDPDILLCDEATSALDPETTQAILALLRDINQRLNLTVVLITHEMQVIREVCDTVAVIERGEVVETGPVWQVFGDPRHDATRALLRTLVHDLPTDLAERVKPLRDIAQVDAQILLDVRFTGADAGEPDLGGLASALSAEGGRVSFVHGGIDRIQGHAQGRLVVSAQVHANAQSTVQEQIATLLDRARRYANHVEVLGYV; encoded by the coding sequence ATGGGCAATCTTTTCGACGCGCCGCAGTTCATCGAAGACGCGCCGTCTCTCGCCGTGAATGCGGGTTCGCACGCAGCCGCGACCCAGCCCGCCGTGATATTCGACGACGTCGGCAAGGTGTTCGCCAGCGCGCGCGGTGTCTCGACCGCGGCGCTCGCCAACGTCTCGTTGAACGTGGCGAGGGGCGAGGTGTTCGGCATTATCGGGCGTAGCGGCGCAGGTAAGTCGACGCTGCTGCGACTCGTCAATGGCCTGGAAAAGCCGAGTTCAGGTGCCGTGCGCGTGAATGGCGTGAGCGTCGGCGAACTCGACGAGCGCGGACTGGTGACCTTGCGCCGGCGTATCGGCATGGTGTTCCAGCATTTCAACCTGCTTTCCGCCAAGACAGTGCGCGAGAACATTGCGTTGCCGCTGAAAATCGCCGGCGTACCCAAAGCGGTGATCGAGAAAAAGGTCGATGCATTGCTGGAACTGGTGGGTCTGTCGGCTAAGCGCGATGCTTATCCGGCGAGCCTGTCCGGTGGTCAGAAACAGCGGGTCGGCATTGCGCGCGCTTTAGTCACCGATCCGGACATTCTGCTTTGCGACGAAGCCACCTCGGCACTCGATCCCGAAACGACGCAAGCCATTCTCGCGTTGCTGCGCGATATCAACCAGCGCCTGAACCTGACCGTCGTATTGATCACGCACGAAATGCAGGTGATTCGCGAGGTCTGCGACACGGTTGCGGTAATCGAGCGCGGCGAAGTGGTGGAGACCGGACCGGTGTGGCAAGTATTCGGCGATCCTCGACATGATGCGACGCGCGCGCTGCTACGTACGCTCGTGCATGATCTGCCGACGGATCTCGCTGAGCGGGTCAAGCCGTTGCGCGACATCGCGCAAGTGGATGCGCAGATTCTGCTCGACGTGCGTTTCACCGGCGCGGACGCCGGCGAGCCGGACCTGGGCGGCCTTGCTTCAGCGCTGAGCGCGGAAGGCGGGCGCGTGAGCTTCGTGCATGGCGGCATCGACCGGATTCAGGGGCATGCGCAGGGGCGCCTCGTGGTGTCGGCGCAAGTTCATGCGAACGCGCAAAGCACCGTGCAGGAGCAGATCGCGACGTTGCTCGATCGCGCGCGCCGCTATGCGAACCATGTCGAGGTATTGGGCTATGTCTGA